The following proteins are encoded in a genomic region of Mahella australiensis 50-1 BON:
- a CDS encoding glycosyltransferase family 4 protein produces the protein MYKTVFVSTFPPRQCGIAAFTSDVMKWLNRAEQAQSTAIAVTDIAGSYNYDNRVWFEINQFDKDDYIKAARIINSSDIDIVVIEHEYGIFGGPDGIYILSLAERLSKPFIVTCHTVLPQPRGYQRYILSQLGELSAGTICMSSHSKELLSDIYDISENKLHIIPHGIPVFDRLSRKGLKKRYGFADKKIISTFGLIGPGKGLEYAIEAMADVSKAFDNALYLILGQTHPNLKRYEGERYREHLVDIINKLGIDQHVLFVNKYLSIQELNDYLSMTDVYVTPYPGKDQAVSGTLSYAMGAGKAIVSTPYIYAQELLADGRGLIAEFSDPKSIADNIIKILADSALQHSLEERAYAYGLHMQWPIIGQQYDNLLRHMIISKAREPEILKA, from the coding sequence ATGTATAAAACAGTTTTTGTAAGCACGTTTCCTCCGCGTCAATGCGGCATAGCCGCATTTACATCCGATGTCATGAAGTGGCTGAATAGAGCAGAACAAGCTCAAAGCACAGCTATAGCCGTAACCGATATAGCAGGCAGCTACAATTATGATAACAGAGTATGGTTTGAAATAAATCAATTTGATAAAGACGATTATATAAAAGCTGCTCGTATAATAAACAGCAGCGATATTGACATAGTGGTGATAGAGCATGAATATGGTATATTCGGCGGCCCTGATGGTATATATATCTTGAGCCTCGCCGAGCGATTGAGCAAACCGTTTATAGTAACCTGTCATACGGTGCTGCCACAACCCCGTGGTTATCAACGATATATATTGAGTCAACTCGGTGAACTATCGGCAGGTACGATTTGTATGTCCTCCCATAGTAAAGAATTGTTGAGCGATATATATGATATAAGCGAAAATAAGCTCCATATTATACCCCATGGCATACCTGTATTCGATAGGCTTTCGCGCAAAGGATTAAAAAAACGATACGGATTTGCAGATAAGAAGATAATATCCACATTTGGATTGATAGGACCCGGTAAGGGATTGGAATACGCTATAGAAGCCATGGCAGATGTATCTAAAGCATTCGATAACGCTCTGTATCTGATACTTGGCCAAACCCACCCGAATCTGAAACGCTACGAGGGCGAGCGTTATAGGGAGCACCTGGTAGATATCATAAATAAACTCGGTATCGACCAGCATGTGCTCTTCGTCAATAAGTACCTCAGTATCCAGGAATTAAATGATTACCTATCCATGACCGATGTTTATGTGACACCTTACCCAGGTAAGGATCAGGCGGTAAGCGGCACGTTATCCTACGCTATGGGCGCTGGTAAGGCTATAGTATCCACGCCGTATATATACGCGCAGGAACTGCTGGCTGACGGCAGAGGATTGATAGCCGAATTCAGTGACCCCAAATCCATAGCCGACAATATAATAAAAATACTAGCTGATTCTGCACTACAGCACAGCCTTGAGGAACGGGCCTATGCATATGGCCTTCACATGCAATGGCCTATCATAGGCCAGCAATACGATAATCTATTGCGGCACATGATTATATCTAAAGCACGGGAACCCGAGATCCTGAAAGCCTGA
- a CDS encoding L,D-transpeptidase family protein, with protein sequence MLRLRRIILFALIACITALSLWWHFTAPSEYTLWEERADIQHALTCEQPTQQAMSDRLIIEGASYAVAVEPPGDGQQIFIDLEDNVLYLLKDNKVMKKYPVAEGKYKTPSPIGAWQIVSKRTDWGSGFGTRWLGLNVPWGVYGIHGTNKPDSVGWSSSHGCFRMQNKHVEELFDLVKVGTPVYVYGGPYGPFGTDLRLLNPGDRNSAVMEVQKRLKKLGYYNGSLDGIYGEGMKAALLKFKKDYGLPYTHTVDAVTYKTLNILKFD encoded by the coding sequence ATGTTAAGGTTACGTCGCATAATCCTTTTTGCATTGATTGCTTGTATCACTGCTTTGTCGCTATGGTGGCATTTTACGGCGCCCTCGGAGTATACTTTATGGGAGGAAAGAGCCGATATACAGCACGCATTGACATGCGAACAACCGACGCAACAAGCCATGAGCGATAGATTGATAATAGAAGGCGCGTCTTATGCCGTAGCAGTTGAACCGCCCGGCGACGGTCAGCAGATATTTATAGATCTGGAGGATAATGTACTGTATCTGCTAAAAGACAATAAGGTTATGAAAAAATATCCTGTGGCTGAGGGTAAATACAAAACGCCTTCGCCTATAGGAGCATGGCAAATCGTTTCGAAGAGAACGGATTGGGGCAGCGGCTTCGGTACCCGTTGGCTGGGCCTTAATGTGCCTTGGGGGGTGTATGGCATACACGGTACCAATAAACCCGATTCGGTTGGTTGGTCGTCATCTCATGGGTGCTTCAGAATGCAGAACAAGCATGTTGAGGAGTTGTTTGATTTGGTCAAAGTAGGCACACCGGTTTATGTATACGGCGGGCCATATGGGCCATTTGGTACCGATCTGAGGCTGCTGAATCCAGGCGATAGGAATTCGGCGGTAATGGAAGTGCAAAAACGCCTGAAAAAGCTAGGGTATTATAACGGCTCTTTAGATGGTATTTACGGTGAGGGTATGAAAGCGGCCTTGTTAAAATTTAAAAAGGATTATGGGCTGCCGTATACCCACACCGTAGATGCTGTAACATATAAAACGTTGAATATACTAAAATTCGACTGA
- a CDS encoding GNAT family N-acetyltransferase, translating to MSDSVNIMMKRKLDSIDKVSLAEGCVIKQLEVADAEALSNLYNAAFGFDFQTPEWVIKEMLDNPQVKAVYGIEHDGKLVATAAIHIVPEYGETPELHWVATHPDYRGEGLGKAIVLYTLHEMKRMGFKDVLLITQPERIPAIKLYLSIGFTPEVGNDEDK from the coding sequence ATGTCTGATAGTGTAAATATAATGATGAAGAGGAAATTGGATAGTATCGATAAAGTATCCCTGGCGGAGGGATGCGTAATCAAACAGCTTGAAGTTGCCGATGCCGAGGCTCTTTCAAACCTATATAATGCGGCCTTTGGCTTTGATTTTCAAACGCCAGAGTGGGTAATAAAAGAAATGCTTGATAATCCTCAGGTAAAGGCTGTCTATGGCATAGAACACGATGGTAAATTGGTAGCTACGGCAGCTATTCATATTGTACCTGAATATGGTGAGACGCCTGAACTGCATTGGGTAGCAACACATCCCGATTATCGAGGCGAGGGCCTAGGGAAAGCTATAGTATTGTATACATTGCACGAGATGAAACGAATGGGATTTAAGGACGTGCTGCTTATAACACAGCCCGAGAGAATACCTGCTATAAAATTGTATCTTTCCATCGGTTTTACGCCTGAAGTAGGAAACGATGAAGATAAATAA
- a CDS encoding Gfo/Idh/MocA family protein codes for MLKIGIAGARGLSTIAGFNAIDGVKVEALCDLNEDLLREQAAKYSIPKTYRVFDDMLESDIDAVVVATPMQYHVPQTVAALEAGKHVLSEVTAGVSIDELWWLIECVEKYNKVYMMAENYCYIPENQLIKSMVNKGLFGDLYFGEGEYLHELKGLATYPNGKTSWRRFWQLGRRGMFYPTHSLGPIMQWFGDDHIKSVICVGSGWHTAPEFAQEDTSITLCQMESGRLIKLRLDCISERPHNLAYYSLQGTNGCYEAPRGMGDDHKIWLKGMDDSTDKAKWRPLREFYDYLPDRYKNVTEEQKSSGHWGGDYFVVQDFVDAIVNGDKPAIDVYDACEWTAVAFLSELSVMNGGKVIDMPKFRANLSNQNKILKI; via the coding sequence ATGCTAAAGATTGGCATAGCCGGTGCCAGGGGTTTAAGCACTATCGCGGGTTTTAACGCAATAGATGGTGTAAAAGTAGAGGCATTATGCGATTTAAATGAGGATTTATTGAGAGAACAGGCTGCAAAATATTCTATTCCTAAAACCTATAGGGTATTCGATGATATGCTGGAATCAGATATAGATGCGGTAGTAGTAGCTACGCCAATGCAGTATCATGTGCCACAGACTGTAGCAGCATTGGAAGCAGGTAAACATGTATTAAGCGAGGTTACAGCGGGTGTAAGCATAGATGAGCTATGGTGGCTAATAGAATGTGTAGAAAAGTATAATAAAGTATACATGATGGCTGAAAATTATTGTTATATACCAGAGAATCAATTGATAAAATCCATGGTGAATAAAGGGCTTTTTGGCGATTTATATTTTGGAGAAGGAGAATACTTGCATGAGCTCAAAGGATTGGCTACTTATCCTAACGGTAAAACTTCGTGGAGAAGATTTTGGCAATTAGGGAGGAGAGGCATGTTTTATCCAACACATAGCCTAGGCCCGATTATGCAATGGTTTGGAGATGATCATATAAAATCAGTAATATGTGTTGGTAGTGGATGGCATACCGCTCCTGAATTCGCGCAAGAAGATACATCTATCACTTTGTGCCAGATGGAGAGTGGAAGATTGATAAAACTTAGATTAGACTGCATTTCCGAACGGCCACATAATCTGGCGTATTATTCACTACAAGGTACTAATGGGTGTTATGAGGCTCCTCGCGGCATGGGCGATGATCACAAAATATGGCTTAAGGGTATGGACGATAGCACTGATAAAGCCAAGTGGCGCCCGCTTAGGGAATTTTACGATTATCTGCCTGACAGGTATAAAAACGTAACCGAAGAACAAAAATCGTCAGGCCATTGGGGTGGAGATTATTTTGTAGTACAGGATTTTGTAGATGCGATAGTTAACGGCGATAAGCCAGCTATAGATGTGTATGATGCATGTGAATGGACAGCAGTAGCGTTTCTGTCTGAGTTATCGGTGATGAATGGTGGGAAGGTTATAGATATGCCTAAATTCCGGGCCAATTTGTCTAATCAGAATAAAATATTAAAAATATAG
- a CDS encoding polysaccharide deacetylase family protein, with protein MIKEKLLIIHMDDIGMSYAANEAATRLFERGIVTSASLLIPCSWSHDFIKWWSNHKQYDVGVHFTVTCEWDACRWGPVSDKKDVPGLLDDEAFMPRKVNQVVERARGDEVENEMRCQINLAKYWGLEPTHVDRHMWGVTATPEFFQRYITIAKQHGVPPQICRDEAKNASATPKLDHMISAGDYVDYKMKKAYLRNVLESISPGLTQLTIHPVIETPEIKAIIPSWQQRYMDYMVFMDDETADIIDELGIKPVTWSDIADMRALF; from the coding sequence ATGATAAAGGAAAAGCTGTTGATAATACACATGGATGATATAGGTATGAGTTATGCGGCCAACGAGGCTGCCACGCGCTTATTTGAGAGGGGCATAGTTACAAGCGCCAGCCTGTTGATACCGTGTTCATGGTCTCATGATTTTATAAAATGGTGGAGCAATCATAAGCAGTATGACGTTGGCGTGCATTTTACCGTTACATGTGAATGGGATGCTTGCAGATGGGGACCTGTTTCCGATAAAAAGGATGTACCTGGTTTGCTGGACGACGAAGCTTTTATGCCCAGAAAAGTAAATCAGGTTGTCGAAAGAGCAAGAGGCGATGAAGTGGAGAATGAGATGCGGTGTCAGATTAATTTGGCTAAATATTGGGGCTTAGAACCAACACATGTGGATAGGCATATGTGGGGAGTAACAGCTACGCCGGAATTTTTTCAACGATATATTACTATAGCTAAGCAACATGGAGTACCACCGCAGATATGCCGGGATGAGGCTAAGAATGCTTCAGCTACCCCCAAATTGGATCACATGATCTCAGCTGGTGATTACGTGGATTATAAGATGAAAAAGGCGTATCTCCGCAATGTTCTCGAAAGCATTTCTCCTGGATTGACGCAGCTTACTATACATCCTGTAATTGAGACGCCGGAGATCAAAGCTATAATACCGTCGTGGCAACAAAGATATATGGATTATATGGTGTTTATGGATGATGAAACGGCTGATATCATTGATGAATTGGGCATAAAACCGGTAACATGGAGTGATATAGCTGATATGAGGGCTTTATTTTAA
- a CDS encoding glycosyl hydrolase has product MLDKKVFVTPSSIYRSAPFWAWNDKLERDTLLHQIHEMYEQGMGGFFMHPRGGLTDEYMGQHFMSMIKACVDEAERLGMKAWLYDEDRFPSGNAAGRVAASNPDFEQKALEMLRYDSLDEIRIDGDVLKIYAVYNDSYKDVTRWAIEDIMALKVPVTLFKIIHMPPQPLWNNNSYADLTCKDAVDEFLHQTHERYKESLQPYLGATIPGIFTDEPDFHVSMRGRALLPWGRDIEREFYNKKKYILTDHLPSLFLDVGDYKKIRFDYWDILSDMFINAFVRNIYEWCEQNGVKFTGHYWEHEFPLPIHNASVMLNYEFMHYPGIDMLFNTPEERDQVGNDFIVKEVSGVAHQLGKERVLSETHGASGWDLSFAEQKRVIDWQFALGVNLICQHLVLYSLRGYRKRDFPLSFMEHQPWWNCYKLLGDYIGRLSYALTQGDFIADIVVLHPSSSTWAEYDIQGSDDRLGNIGNSAKNLVKTLNRIHCSFDLGDDKIIENHSYVQNGRLIIGNMAYSMVILPDMTVMRRSTFTLLREFAQQGGHIIATGITPTMLEGIEDKELQNFFNGDAVIRCRQNAADIKALLSSMGNQMLDLIDMDGGSADDLYVHRRLCGKQEIIFICNFSRTQHHKVRLKVENGCCVEEWDAVTGEIKMLRPYAINDIDVVELSFYPAGSHLLVIDKSQRGQNADSIDVHLEDSIALDAWHVIRSGYNALPIERCSAALTNGEWERECNVLAMDDKLKDRLGMERGNIFVRQPWMYTQQERNSTVSVSAKYMFCVAEKPEEGDILLAAEQPDVFTVYVNGHNVKPNGNTFMDRAFVLYDIKGYVNEGMNEVILHTDQYSPLITLESIYIVGDFSVKRNGHNWELCVDEGLRLGDWTQQGCPYYSGKVVYKSGFVIDNPDNAIVKLCLGKWYGTAVRVTVNGQEAAILGWEPYDVDISKLVRKDSNEITVEVMNSLQNLLGPHQNYEGIVTPGSFYDEDDIRFAASGFDGRAVVEIYR; this is encoded by the coding sequence ATGCTGGATAAGAAGGTTTTTGTAACTCCATCTTCCATATACAGAAGTGCTCCATTCTGGGCATGGAATGATAAACTGGAAAGGGATACATTGTTGCATCAAATACATGAGATGTATGAACAGGGCATGGGTGGCTTTTTTATGCATCCGCGGGGCGGCCTTACGGATGAATATATGGGGCAGCATTTTATGTCAATGATAAAAGCGTGCGTGGATGAAGCGGAAAGGCTGGGCATGAAAGCCTGGTTGTATGATGAAGATAGGTTTCCCAGCGGCAATGCTGCCGGCAGGGTGGCCGCGAGCAATCCCGATTTCGAACAGAAAGCGTTGGAAATGCTGCGGTATGATAGTTTGGATGAGATAAGAATCGATGGTGACGTGCTGAAAATATATGCTGTTTATAACGATAGTTATAAAGATGTGACGCGGTGGGCTATAGAGGATATAATGGCTTTGAAAGTGCCTGTTACACTTTTCAAAATAATTCATATGCCTCCTCAGCCGCTGTGGAATAACAACAGCTATGCGGATCTGACTTGTAAAGATGCCGTCGATGAATTCCTACATCAAACACACGAAAGGTATAAAGAAAGCTTACAGCCATATCTTGGCGCAACAATCCCCGGCATATTTACAGATGAACCGGACTTTCATGTGTCTATGAGGGGGAGGGCTTTATTACCATGGGGACGCGATATAGAGCGGGAATTTTACAATAAAAAGAAATACATATTAACCGATCATTTACCGTCACTGTTCTTGGATGTAGGGGATTATAAAAAAATAAGATTTGACTATTGGGATATATTATCGGATATGTTCATAAATGCTTTCGTTAGAAATATATATGAATGGTGCGAACAAAATGGGGTTAAGTTTACCGGGCATTATTGGGAACACGAATTCCCATTGCCTATTCATAATGCCAGTGTTATGCTGAATTACGAGTTTATGCATTATCCGGGTATAGATATGCTTTTTAATACTCCAGAAGAGCGAGACCAGGTGGGCAATGATTTTATAGTTAAAGAAGTGTCCGGCGTTGCTCACCAATTGGGGAAAGAAAGAGTGCTCTCTGAAACTCACGGCGCTTCGGGATGGGATTTGAGCTTTGCCGAGCAAAAGCGCGTAATCGACTGGCAATTTGCTCTGGGAGTAAATTTGATATGTCAGCATTTGGTCTTGTATTCTTTGAGGGGCTATAGGAAAAGGGATTTTCCGTTATCATTTATGGAACATCAGCCGTGGTGGAATTGTTATAAGCTCCTTGGAGACTATATAGGCCGTTTGAGCTATGCATTGACTCAAGGCGATTTTATAGCCGATATAGTGGTGCTTCATCCTTCTAGTTCCACATGGGCTGAATACGATATACAAGGCAGCGATGATCGGCTTGGGAATATAGGTAATTCGGCTAAGAATCTTGTTAAGACGCTAAATAGAATACATTGTTCTTTCGATCTTGGTGACGATAAAATAATAGAAAATCACTCTTATGTGCAAAATGGACGGCTTATAATCGGCAATATGGCTTATAGTATGGTTATACTGCCTGATATGACAGTGATGAGGCGCAGCACTTTCACTCTGCTTAGAGAATTTGCGCAGCAGGGAGGCCATATAATAGCTACCGGCATAACACCTACGATGTTGGAAGGGATAGAGGACAAGGAACTGCAAAACTTTTTTAACGGCGATGCTGTCATAAGATGCCGGCAAAATGCTGCTGATATAAAAGCACTGCTCTCGTCTATGGGTAATCAGATGCTTGATCTCATAGATATGGACGGAGGCTCCGCCGACGACCTTTATGTGCACAGAAGGCTTTGTGGCAAGCAAGAGATTATATTTATATGCAACTTCAGCCGAACGCAGCACCACAAAGTGCGGCTTAAAGTGGAAAACGGATGCTGTGTGGAGGAATGGGATGCCGTTACAGGTGAGATAAAAATGCTCCGGCCGTATGCAATAAATGATATCGATGTAGTGGAATTATCGTTTTATCCAGCTGGTTCACATCTCTTAGTCATAGATAAAAGCCAAAGGGGCCAAAACGCTGATAGTATAGATGTTCATCTCGAGGATTCTATTGCTTTGGATGCTTGGCATGTTATCAGATCGGGGTATAATGCCTTGCCTATAGAACGCTGCAGCGCTGCTTTGACGAATGGCGAATGGGAACGCGAATGCAACGTGCTCGCTATGGATGATAAATTAAAGGACCGCCTTGGTATGGAACGCGGAAATATATTCGTGCGCCAGCCCTGGATGTATACACAGCAGGAACGAAATAGTACAGTTTCGGTCAGCGCCAAGTATATGTTCTGCGTAGCGGAGAAACCGGAGGAAGGTGATATACTGCTGGCGGCTGAGCAGCCAGATGTATTTACTGTATATGTTAATGGACATAATGTAAAACCAAATGGCAATACGTTTATGGATAGGGCTTTTGTTTTATACGACATAAAAGGATATGTGAACGAAGGCATGAACGAGGTGATATTGCATACTGATCAATACAGTCCCTTGATAACGTTGGAAAGCATATACATTGTAGGTGACTTCAGCGTAAAAAGAAACGGCCATAACTGGGAGCTGTGTGTGGATGAGGGCTTAAGGCTGGGGGATTGGACGCAGCAGGGATGTCCGTATTATTCGGGCAAAGTTGTGTATAAATCAGGCTTTGTTATAGATAATCCCGATAATGCTATCGTGAAACTATGCTTGGGCAAATGGTACGGCACTGCTGTCAGGGTAACGGTTAACGGACAGGAGGCCGCAATACTGGGATGGGAACCGTACGATGTCGATATATCTAAGCTTGTTAGGAAAGACAGCAATGAAATAACTGTAGAAGTTATGAATTCTCTTCAAAATCTTTTGGGGCCTCATCAAAATTATGAAGGTATAGTAACCCCAGGTTCATTTTACGATGAAGATGACATAAGGTTTGCCGCCAGCGGCTTTGACGGCCGAGCGGTTGTAGAGATATATAGGTGA
- a CDS encoding response regulator transcription factor: MIKLLIVDDEPIIVDGLVDLFQDMDEPRFNIYKAYSAKEALDIMKTASIDIVLTDICMPGMTGLELQKRIKSLWPFCKTIFLTGFDEFEYAQSAIKNGISDFVLKMEGDDAILAAVMKAVNELDREMRDKRLIEQAEASMMRALPILQSKYLIEMVNGAEYTSEERQRLFAECNMPFDYNEPVLMAIGKIDHWGEAGSIAQKTKIMYGVKNTVEQCFADSMSVLTVDYSRSKFLIFIQSKDKNCIDQNYIKNFVSSILERVQLTSRNVFCTPVSFIVSSDMVTWDMIAAQFDLLKATLYRTGVFDSELFVMAENPQQLYKGDRGAVAIRQQLKQIPLLATFLESGHQERFMGLYSSIMDAVSRVQPVSYELMQEVYYSIALTFLSYFNKNSTLNDVCINIDLTDIMNMDKHGSWDDISTYFKDIAQYIFEQRKYEYTANNIRVVDYINAYIQQNLDSDLSLTKLADLVHFNASYLSRLYKQVTGENISEYISDLRLSKAKELLSDINVRINEIAKSVGFDTPSYFARFFKKNTNMTPQEYRDKIFAINPLTNSMV; encoded by the coding sequence GTGATTAAACTGCTTATTGTAGATGACGAACCTATAATCGTGGACGGCCTCGTTGATTTATTCCAAGATATGGATGAACCTAGGTTTAATATTTATAAAGCTTACAGTGCAAAAGAGGCTTTAGATATTATGAAGACTGCCAGTATAGACATAGTGCTGACCGATATATGCATGCCGGGCATGACTGGCTTAGAATTGCAGAAACGTATAAAATCTCTGTGGCCGTTTTGTAAAACCATCTTTTTAACGGGCTTTGATGAGTTTGAATACGCACAATCGGCTATAAAAAACGGTATATCTGATTTTGTGCTGAAGATGGAAGGCGACGATGCTATATTAGCAGCGGTTATGAAAGCGGTTAATGAACTTGACAGAGAGATGAGGGACAAGCGATTAATAGAGCAGGCGGAAGCTAGTATGATGCGCGCGCTGCCTATCTTGCAGTCTAAGTATCTTATAGAAATGGTGAATGGTGCTGAATATACGTCGGAGGAAAGACAAAGGCTGTTTGCAGAGTGCAATATGCCATTTGATTATAATGAACCCGTTTTAATGGCTATAGGGAAAATAGACCATTGGGGTGAGGCTGGAAGTATCGCTCAGAAAACCAAGATCATGTACGGCGTTAAAAACACAGTGGAACAATGCTTTGCAGATTCCATGAGCGTTTTAACCGTTGACTATAGCCGTTCAAAGTTTTTAATCTTTATACAATCCAAAGACAAGAACTGCATAGATCAAAATTATATCAAGAACTTTGTCAGCAGTATACTGGAACGCGTGCAGCTTACATCCAGAAACGTATTCTGTACTCCTGTTTCTTTTATCGTAAGCAGTGATATGGTTACATGGGATATGATTGCAGCACAATTTGATTTGTTAAAGGCGACGCTATACAGAACAGGAGTATTTGACAGTGAATTGTTTGTTATGGCTGAAAATCCCCAGCAATTATACAAGGGAGATAGAGGAGCAGTGGCTATAAGGCAACAACTAAAACAAATACCGCTTCTGGCAACATTTCTGGAAAGCGGACATCAAGAACGCTTTATGGGTCTGTATTCTTCCATTATGGATGCTGTCTCCAGAGTTCAACCTGTCAGTTATGAATTAATGCAGGAAGTATACTACTCCATAGCTTTAACATTCCTATCCTATTTTAACAAAAACAGTACGCTTAATGATGTTTGCATTAATATAGACTTAACTGATATTATGAACATGGATAAACATGGTTCGTGGGATGATATATCAACATATTTTAAGGATATAGCCCAATATATATTCGAACAAAGGAAATATGAGTATACTGCTAACAATATAAGAGTGGTGGATTATATCAACGCCTATATTCAGCAGAATCTAGACAGCGATTTATCTCTAACAAAACTTGCGGATCTGGTTCATTTCAACGCTTCTTATTTATCGCGTCTATATAAGCAGGTGACAGGGGAAAACATCTCTGAATATATCTCTGATTTGAGGTTGTCAAAAGCAAAAGAACTTTTAAGCGATATAAATGTGAGAATAAATGAAATAGCTAAATCAGTGGGTTTTGATACGCCATCTTATTTTGCGAGGTTTTTCAAAAAAAACACCAATATGACACCTCAGGAATATAGGGATAAAATATTTGCTATTAACCCTTTGACGAATAGTATGGTTTAG
- a CDS encoding sensor histidine kinase, whose translation MQSKIGFYLNTLENNIDNIKRFQKEIADNKDLEKLSSGKIYMDSFERNEAILHIQSELVRLKRLTDYVEEANVYIPIINKKISTSSVSIMPKYEAEGLARLDRNDIHPFMRLNKKFYISTVVYYTRNSAKIPKYIISIRISTAMLSDTLKQFLTYERGGAILLTRGRGIEVTDGTPRYIVNSLRHFFIKEDINNVMEDVKFLTIDGQNYSIIYKKSDSLDTALIAYIPESDMFGSLEKYNKWFWFVSALTACMIIAFSYGLRYMIVQPLSRLIGAFEDMDRNNVNVAVSYEPQDELSYLYARFNEMIKKMQDLIQQAYEEKLRAQHAELKQLQYQINPHFLYNSFFLIYRMAKMNDCDGIMLLTQHLANFYRFITRASNDEVTLQDEMDHVKNYVAIQSIRFGERIKVEITDLPLQCQDLEIPRLTIQPLVENAYTHGLKNKIDGGIIKINVESTSNEVIISVEDNGDEVTDSMIEELSKMLASDDVDKSTGMFNVHRRLKLKYGSNSGIEVLRGKMGGMCVRAHIRYEEGDRSD comes from the coding sequence ATGCAATCTAAGATAGGGTTTTATTTAAATACCCTTGAAAATAATATAGACAACATTAAAAGATTCCAAAAGGAAATTGCCGATAATAAAGACCTTGAAAAATTAAGTTCCGGTAAGATATATATGGATTCATTTGAAAGAAACGAAGCTATACTGCATATACAGAGCGAATTAGTTCGTTTAAAAAGGCTTACTGACTATGTGGAAGAAGCAAATGTTTATATACCTATCATAAATAAAAAAATTTCTACCAGCTCTGTTAGCATTATGCCCAAATATGAGGCTGAAGGACTAGCTAGATTAGATCGTAATGATATTCATCCATTCATGCGATTGAACAAGAAATTCTATATCAGTACGGTGGTATATTATACCAGGAATAGCGCGAAGATACCTAAGTATATTATCAGCATCCGAATTTCTACGGCCATGCTATCCGATACACTTAAACAGTTTTTGACTTATGAGCGGGGAGGGGCAATATTATTGACGAGGGGGCGCGGTATAGAAGTTACCGATGGTACTCCTCGGTATATAGTCAACTCGTTGCGGCATTTTTTTATAAAAGAAGATATAAATAATGTTATGGAAGACGTAAAATTTCTGACTATTGATGGGCAAAACTATTCCATCATATATAAAAAGTCAGACTCCTTGGATACAGCCCTAATAGCATATATACCAGAAAGCGACATGTTTGGCTCGTTGGAGAAGTACAATAAATGGTTTTGGTTTGTATCTGCTTTAACCGCATGTATGATAATTGCTTTTTCCTATGGCCTCAGATATATGATAGTGCAACCACTAAGCAGGCTCATAGGCGCTTTCGAAGATATGGATAGAAACAACGTAAACGTGGCGGTGTCATACGAACCTCAAGATGAACTGAGTTATTTATACGCGAGGTTTAATGAAATGATAAAAAAGATGCAGGATCTTATTCAACAAGCTTATGAAGAAAAGCTTCGTGCTCAACATGCTGAGCTAAAACAGCTTCAATATCAAATAAATCCCCATTTTTTATACAATAGTTTCTTTCTAATATATCGCATGGCTAAAATGAACGATTGTGACGGCATAATGCTTTTAACACAACATTTGGCAAATTTTTACCGATTTATTACGCGGGCTTCAAATGATGAGGTGACGCTACAAGATGAGATGGATCATGTTAAAAACTATGTGGCTATACAGAGCATAAGGTTTGGCGAGCGTATAAAGGTGGAAATAACAGATTTACCGTTGCAATGTCAAGACCTCGAAATCCCTCGTTTAACGATTCAACCATTGGTAGAGAATGCTTATACGCATGGCTTAAAAAATAAAATCGATGGTGGTATAATAAAAATAAATGTGGAGAGCACGAGTAACGAGGTTATAATTTCGGTAGAAGATAACGGTGATGAAGTCACAGACTCAATGATTGAGGAATTGAGTAAAATGTTAGCGAGCGATGATGTTGATAAGAGTACGGGAATGTTCAATGTACATCGACGGCTAAAGCTAAAATACGGCAGTAATAGTGGTATAGAAGTTTTACGAGGAAAAATGGGTGGAATGTGCGTTAGAGCACATATAAGGTATGAAGAGGGGGATAGAAGTGATTAA